One window of Waddliaceae bacterium genomic DNA carries:
- a CDS encoding RNA polymerase sigma factor gives MSEKNLNNTFSHQQQQKIEELVSVAKEQGFITYEEINEILPMTVDSAEQIDQMLIFLSGMDIQILNQSEVDRQLERKKEVKELEGLPKRVEGPSDDPVRMYLKEMGAVPLLTREEEVEISKRIEKAQMQIERIIMRFRYCTREAISIAHYLINGKERFDKAISEKEVTDKNKYLAKLPTLCGLLAEEDARLDELLMKSFEAAIKKKDLIKVNEEIEKCRIITQAYLRRFYCRTNIIEDFSEVILRGYERFCALEKNIIELTPRADKNKFVAAKLDAAKRKLKKHELASGRTLEEFKKDVRMLQRWMDKSQEAKREMVESNLRLVISIAKKYTNRGLSFLDLIQEGNMGLMKAVEKYEYRRGYKFSTYATWWIRQAVTRAIADQARTIRIPVHMIETINRVLRGAKKLMMETGREPTPEELADELGITAERVREIYKIAQHPISLQAEVGDGGESQFGDFLEDTGAESPAEATGYTILKDKIDEVLQTLTDRERTVLIQRFGLLDGKPKTLEEVGLEFNVTRERIRQIEAKALRKMRHPTRAKKLKIFLEMIEAD, from the coding sequence ATGAGCGAAAAAAATTTAAACAACACATTCAGTCATCAGCAGCAGCAAAAGATCGAAGAGCTGGTTTCTGTCGCTAAAGAACAAGGCTTCATAACATATGAGGAGATCAACGAGATCCTCCCCATGACCGTCGACTCTGCAGAACAGATAGACCAGATGCTGATATTCTTGAGCGGCATGGACATTCAGATTCTTAACCAGTCGGAAGTCGATCGCCAGCTTGAGAGAAAGAAAGAAGTCAAAGAGCTTGAGGGGCTGCCGAAACGTGTCGAAGGGCCTTCCGACGATCCCGTACGTATGTATCTCAAAGAGATGGGCGCCGTCCCGCTTCTTACCAGAGAGGAAGAAGTCGAGATATCGAAGCGTATCGAGAAAGCACAGATGCAGATAGAACGCATAATAATGCGTTTCAGATATTGCACTAGAGAGGCAATATCAATAGCACACTATCTTATCAACGGAAAAGAGCGTTTCGATAAAGCCATCTCAGAGAAAGAGGTTACCGACAAAAATAAATATCTTGCGAAGCTTCCGACGCTGTGCGGACTCCTCGCCGAAGAAGATGCTCGTCTCGACGAGCTTCTTATGAAGTCTTTCGAGGCTGCCATCAAGAAAAAAGACCTCATAAAAGTCAATGAAGAGATAGAAAAGTGTCGCATAATAACACAGGCATATCTCCGTAGGTTCTACTGCAGAACTAATATCATCGAAGACTTCAGCGAGGTGATACTTCGCGGATACGAACGCTTCTGCGCCCTAGAAAAAAACATCATAGAACTTACACCGCGCGCAGATAAAAATAAATTCGTCGCCGCCAAGCTTGACGCCGCTAAGCGTAAACTTAAAAAACACGAGCTTGCATCAGGACGCACCCTCGAAGAATTCAAGAAAGACGTCCGTATGCTGCAACGATGGATGGATAAAAGCCAGGAAGCAAAACGTGAGATGGTAGAGTCGAACCTACGCCTCGTTATCTCTATAGCAAAGAAATATACCAACCGCGGACTCTCATTCCTCGACCTCATACAAGAAGGTAATATGGGACTGATGAAGGCCGTAGAGAAATACGAATACCGACGAGGATATAAGTTCTCGACGTATGCAACATGGTGGATACGGCAGGCAGTGACGCGTGCTATCGCAGATCAGGCACGGACGATACGCATCCCCGTACATATGATCGAAACGATAAATAGGGTATTGCGCGGTGCCAAGAAACTTATGATGGAGACAGGACGTGAGCCTACACCAGAAGAGCTCGCCGATGAGTTAGGAATCACCGCAGAAAGAGTCAGAGAGATATATAAGATAGCACAGCATCCAATATCACTACAGGCAGAAGTCGGTGACGGCGGAGAAAGCCAGTTCGGCGACTTCCTAGAAGATACCGGCGCAGAATCTCCAGCAGAAGCGACAGGGTATACCATCCTAAAAGATAAGATCGACGAAGTCCTGCAGACACTTACCGACCGTGAACGTACCGTGCTAATACAACGATTCGGGCTCCTCGATGGCAAACCAAAAACCCTCGAAGAGGTAGGCCTGGAATTCAACGTCACAAGAGAACGTATCAGACAGATAGAAGCCAAAGCACTAAGGAAGATGCGACACCCTACGCGCGCGAAGAAGCTTAAAATTTTCCTCGAGATGATTGAAGCAGACTAA
- a CDS encoding DEAD/DEAH box helicase family protein, which translates to MKNDKKLSIDEVRRFFKAKGPLHSLFPKFETRKQQQKMAQQVAEAYNDSAIALAEAGTGTGKSLAYLVPAVLWAMKKRKRTVIATHTITLQEQLLNNDIPLVKKLFGDDSFKAVLVKGMSNYLCPRKLDDAIISIDGDTKELNDIASWAAKNSTGDRSDMPFMPSRRSWEKVCAENDACSNIQCPHYKECPFFKARREAHDAQILLVNHHLLFSDLAARGDDPDFTKSAVLPGYQHLIIDEAHTLEDVATEHLASNADKMVLHRLVGKLLPKNNTFKTGGKIALLKRKILQRYKKRDNIEIVAVANKLEHELPAEKGRLLTAVDEVFALVEDFSGFFKAQDEDVEKGQRLRLRKSHQNHAFWKEELLPAVEQLLEEIRSFTQSLEALDASIIGLDDKGLTADTDSVRLDIRAVKARLESVGVVMHTFFFEGLKETTVRWMEVHKKGRYGGNVAIVDADLDISEILAKTFFTKLSSVVLCSATLAANNSFGFIRERLGIIEEKVGTKPVTEAIYGSPFDHKKQVLMAVPKDMPIPSDKNFIAAAAKKAKEIIHLSRGNAFVLFTSYAMMKQCHNHLKEDLEKAGFPVMCQGEDDRKTLLERFRDTNYSVLMGTDSFWEGVDVVGEALRCVIIVKLPFRVPDEPITEARTELIDKNGGNSFFDYAVPSAIVKFKQGFGRLIRNKTDRGCIACLDPRIITKPYGKRFMRSIPECSQVVDAGENFSSTIEDFYRKTYHLTKK; encoded by the coding sequence ATGAAAAACGATAAAAAATTATCCATCGACGAGGTTCGGCGCTTTTTCAAAGCCAAAGGTCCTCTTCATTCTTTGTTTCCGAAATTCGAGACGCGCAAGCAGCAACAAAAGATGGCTCAGCAGGTCGCTGAGGCATATAACGACAGCGCTATCGCCCTGGCAGAGGCCGGCACCGGCACAGGAAAAAGCTTGGCATACCTTGTCCCTGCAGTACTGTGGGCAATGAAAAAGAGGAAGCGTACCGTCATCGCCACACATACGATAACATTGCAAGAGCAGCTTCTTAATAACGATATCCCCCTTGTTAAAAAACTTTTTGGTGACGACTCCTTTAAAGCTGTCCTTGTCAAGGGTATGAGCAACTATCTATGTCCTCGCAAGCTCGACGATGCCATCATCTCTATTGATGGCGACACCAAAGAACTCAACGATATCGCCTCATGGGCAGCAAAAAACTCTACCGGCGATCGTTCCGATATGCCGTTCATGCCTTCGAGACGCTCGTGGGAGAAGGTTTGCGCCGAGAATGACGCGTGCAGCAATATACAATGCCCGCACTATAAAGAGTGCCCGTTTTTTAAGGCGCGACGCGAAGCTCATGATGCGCAGATACTCCTCGTAAATCATCACCTTCTATTTTCCGACCTCGCCGCCCGCGGTGACGATCCCGATTTCACAAAATCTGCCGTGTTGCCAGGATATCAGCACCTTATCATCGACGAAGCACATACCCTAGAAGACGTCGCCACCGAGCACCTAGCCTCCAACGCCGACAAAATGGTCTTACACCGCCTTGTCGGTAAGCTTCTCCCAAAAAACAATACCTTCAAAACCGGCGGAAAGATAGCATTGCTAAAACGTAAAATATTACAGCGCTACAAAAAACGTGACAACATAGAAATCGTTGCTGTCGCCAACAAGCTCGAACACGAGCTCCCCGCAGAAAAAGGACGCCTCCTTACCGCTGTCGACGAGGTTTTTGCTCTGGTCGAAGATTTCAGCGGCTTCTTCAAAGCCCAAGACGAAGATGTCGAAAAAGGACAGAGACTACGCCTCCGCAAAAGCCATCAAAACCATGCTTTCTGGAAAGAAGAACTTCTCCCTGCCGTAGAACAGCTTCTCGAAGAGATACGCTCTTTTACACAGAGCCTCGAAGCTTTAGACGCTAGCATAATAGGCCTCGACGACAAAGGCCTCACTGCCGATACCGATAGCGTACGCCTCGACATACGAGCCGTTAAGGCGCGCTTGGAAAGTGTCGGCGTCGTAATGCATACGTTCTTCTTCGAAGGCCTTAAAGAGACGACAGTACGGTGGATGGAAGTACACAAAAAAGGACGTTATGGCGGCAACGTCGCCATTGTCGACGCAGACCTTGATATCTCAGAAATCCTGGCTAAGACGTTCTTCACAAAACTTTCCTCCGTAGTATTGTGCAGCGCGACGCTAGCGGCAAACAACAGCTTCGGATTTATTCGCGAACGTCTCGGCATCATAGAAGAGAAGGTCGGAACAAAGCCCGTTACAGAAGCTATATATGGCTCACCATTCGACCACAAAAAGCAGGTTCTGATGGCCGTACCAAAAGATATGCCTATCCCCAGCGATAAAAACTTCATCGCCGCCGCGGCAAAGAAAGCAAAAGAGATAATACACTTAAGCAGAGGCAATGCCTTCGTGCTCTTCACCTCTTATGCCATGATGAAACAATGCCACAACCACCTTAAAGAAGACCTCGAAAAGGCGGGGTTTCCCGTCATGTGCCAGGGCGAAGACGACAGAAAGACCCTGTTAGAACGCTTCAGAGATACAAACTATTCTGTTCTGATGGGGACGGACTCTTTCTGGGAAGGCGTCGATGTCGTAGGAGAAGCGCTGCGATGCGTCATCATCGTAAAACTTCCTTTTAGGGTCCCCGACGAGCCTATAACAGAGGCGCGGACAGAGCTTATAGACAAAAATGGCGGCAATTCTTTCTTCGACTATGCCGTCCCCAGCGCCATTGTTAAATTCAAGCAAGGCTTCGGAAGGCTTATCCGCAACAAAACTGATAGGGGATGCATAGCATGTCTCGATCCGCGGATAATAACAAAGCCTTACGGCAAGCGCTTCATGAGAAGCATCCCCGAATGCTCACAGGTCGTCGATGCCGGTGAAAATTTTTCTTCTACGATAGAAGACTTCTACCGCAAAACATACCACCTGACGAAAAAATAA